One genomic region from Ursus arctos isolate Adak ecotype North America unplaced genomic scaffold, UrsArc2.0 scaffold_17, whole genome shotgun sequence encodes:
- the MBD1 gene encoding methyl-CpG-binding domain protein 1 isoform X9, whose product MAEDWLDCPALGPGWKRREVFRKSGATCGRSDTYYQSPTGDRIRSKVELTRYLGPACDLTLFDFKQGILCYPAPKPQPIAVPSRKRKKPSRPAKTRKRQVGPQKGEVRREAPGDETKADANTAPTSLPAPGCCENCGISFSGDGTRRQRLKTLCKDCRAQRIAFNREQRMFKRVGCGECAACRVTEDCGACSTCLLQLPHDVASGLFCKCEQRRCLRIVERSRGCGVCRGCQTREDCGRCRVCLRPPRPGLRRQWRCVQRRCLRHLAHRLRRHHQRCQRRPPLAVAPPAGKRSRRRGGCDSKMAARRRPPRTQPLPPVPPSQPPESPELHPRALAPSPPAEFIYYCVDEDELQPYTNRRQNRKCGACAACLRRMDCGHCDFCCDKPKFGGSNQKRQKCRWRQCLQFAMKRLLPSVWAGSEDGAGPPPPYSRRKRPGSARRPRLGQILKASLTTPTARSGRAQTPVKQETGSGFVLPPPGTDLVFLREGASSPVQVPGPAAASTEALLQEAQCPGLSWVVALPQVKQEKADAQEDWTPGTAILTSPVLLSGCPSKAVDPALPPVKQEPLDPEEDKEEESKDDSASDSAPEEEAGGAGTPVITEIFSLGGTRLRDTAVWLPRLRKLLAVNENEYFTELQLKEEAL is encoded by the exons ATGGCTGAGGACTGGCTGGACTGCCCAGCCTTGGGCCCTGGCTGGAAGCGCCGTGAGGTCTTTCGAAAGTCAGGTGCCACCTGTGGACGCTCAGACACCTATTACCAGAG CCCCACAGGAGACAGGATCCGAAGCAAAGTTGAGCTGACCCGATACCTGGGCCCTGCGTGCGACCTCACCCTCTTCGACTTCAAACAAGGCATTCTGTGCTATCCAGCCCCTAAG CCCCAGCCCATAGCTGTCCCTAGCAGGAAGCGGAAGAAGCCTTCACGGCCAGCCAAGACTCGGAAACGTCAGGTTGGACCCCAGAAGGGTGAGGTCAGAAGGGAGGCCCCAGGAGATGAGACCAAGGCTGATGCCAACACAGCCCCAACTTCACTCCCTGCACCTGG GTGCTGTGAGAACTGTGGAATCAGCTTCTCAGGAGATGGTACCCGAAGACAGCGGCTCAAGACATTATGCAAGGACTGCCGAG cGCAGAGAATTGCTTTCAACCGGGAGCAAAGGATGTTTAAG CGTGTGGGCTGCGGGGAGTGCGCGGCCTGCCGGGTAACCGAGGACTGCGGGGCCTGCTCCACCTGCCTTCTGCAGTTGCCCCATGATGTGGCCTCGGGGCTGTTCTGCAAGTGTGAGCAGAGACGGTGCCTGCGGATTGTGGAAAGG AGCCGAGGGTGTGGAGTATGCCGGGGCTGTCAGACCCGAGAGGACTGTGGCCGTTGTCGAGTCTGCCTTCGCCCTCCCCGCCCTGGTCTCAGGCGCCAGTGGAGGTGTGTCCAGAGGCGCTGCTTACGG CACCTTGCCCACCGTCTCCGTCGCCACCATCAGCGATGTCAACGACGCCCTCCCCTagctgtggctccccctgct GGTAAACGTAGCCGCCGCAGGGGAGGCTGCGACTCCAAGATGGCTGCCCGGCGGCGCCCCCCGCGAACCCAGCCACTGCCTCCAGTTCCCCCATCACAGCCTCCAGAGTCCCCAGAGCTG CACCCCAGAGCCCTGGCCCCCTCGCCACCTGCCGAGTTCATCTATTACTGTGTAGACGAGGACGAGCTA caGCCTTACACGAACCGTCGGCAGAACCGCAAGTGTGGGGCCTGTGCAGCCTGCCTACGCCGGATGGACTGTGGTCACTGCGACTTCTGCTGTGACAAGCCCAAATTTGGGGGCAGCAACCAGAAGCGCCAGAAGTGTCGTTGGCGCCAATGCCTGCAGTTTGCCATG AAGCGGCTGCTGCCTAGTGTCTGGGCAGGATCTGAGGATGGGGCAGGGCCGCCCCCACCTTACTCTCGTCGAAAGAGACCTGGCTCTGCTCGACGGCCCCGTCTGGGCCAGATACTGAAGGCCTCCTTGACCACACCCACAGCCCGATCAGGCCGTGCCCAGACTCCAGTGAAACAGGAAACAGGCAGTGGCTTTGTGCTACCCCCACCTGGCACCGACCTTGTGTTCTTACGGGAAGGTGCAAGCAGTCCTGTGCAGGTGCCTGGCCCTGCTGCAGCTTCCACAGAAGCCCTGTTGCAG GAGGCCCAGTGCCCTGGCCTGAGTTGGGTTGTGGCCTTACCCCAGGTGAAGCAAGAGAAGGCGGATGCCCAGGAAGACTGGACACCGGGCACAGCCATCCTGACTTCTCCTGTATTGCTGTCTGGCTGCCCCAGCAAG GCAGTagacccagccctgccacctgtgAAGCAAGAGCCACTGGACCCTGAGGAGGACAAGGAAGAAGAGAGCAAGGATGACTCCGCCTCCGACTCGGCcccagaggaggaggcaggaggggctggcACACCCGTG ATCACGGAGATTTTCAGCCTGGGTGGAACCCGCCTCCGGGACACAGCAGTCTGGTTGCCAAG gcTACGTAAACTCTTAGCAGTAAATGAAAATGAGTATTTTACCGAACTGCAATTGAAAGAAGAAGCCTTAtag
- the MBD1 gene encoding methyl-CpG-binding domain protein 1 isoform X21 — translation MAEDWLDCPALGPGWKRREVFRKSGATCGRSDTYYQSPTGDRIRSKVELTRYLGPACDLTLFDFKQGILCYPAPKPQPIAVPSRKRKKPSRPAKTRKRQVGPQKGEVRREAPGDETKADANTAPTSLPAPGCCENCGISFSGDGTRRQRLKTLCKDCRAQRIAFNREQRMFKRVGCGECAACRVTEDCGACSTCLLQLPHDVASGLFCKCEQRRCLRIVERSRGCGVCRGCQTREDCGRCRVCLRPPRPGLRRQWRCVQRRCLRHLAHRLRRHHQRCQRRPPLAVAPPAGKRSRRRGGCDSKMAARRRPPRTQPLPPVPPSQPPESPELQPYTNRRQNRKCGACAACLRRMDCGHCDFCCDKPKFGGSNQKRQKCRWRQCLQFAMKRLLPSVWAGSEDGAGPPPPYSRRKRPGSARRPRLGQILKASLTTPTARSGRAQTPVKQETGSGFVLPPPGTDLVFLREGASSPVQVPGPAAASTEALLQEAQCPGLSWVVALPQVKQEKADAQEDWTPGTAILTSPVLLSGCPSKAVDPALPPVKQEPLDPEEDKEEESKDDSASDSAPEEEAGGAGTPVITEIFSLGGTRLRDTAVWLPRLRKLLAVNENEYFTELQLKEEAL, via the exons ATGGCTGAGGACTGGCTGGACTGCCCAGCCTTGGGCCCTGGCTGGAAGCGCCGTGAGGTCTTTCGAAAGTCAGGTGCCACCTGTGGACGCTCAGACACCTATTACCAGAG CCCCACAGGAGACAGGATCCGAAGCAAAGTTGAGCTGACCCGATACCTGGGCCCTGCGTGCGACCTCACCCTCTTCGACTTCAAACAAGGCATTCTGTGCTATCCAGCCCCTAAG CCCCAGCCCATAGCTGTCCCTAGCAGGAAGCGGAAGAAGCCTTCACGGCCAGCCAAGACTCGGAAACGTCAGGTTGGACCCCAGAAGGGTGAGGTCAGAAGGGAGGCCCCAGGAGATGAGACCAAGGCTGATGCCAACACAGCCCCAACTTCACTCCCTGCACCTGG GTGCTGTGAGAACTGTGGAATCAGCTTCTCAGGAGATGGTACCCGAAGACAGCGGCTCAAGACATTATGCAAGGACTGCCGAG cGCAGAGAATTGCTTTCAACCGGGAGCAAAGGATGTTTAAG CGTGTGGGCTGCGGGGAGTGCGCGGCCTGCCGGGTAACCGAGGACTGCGGGGCCTGCTCCACCTGCCTTCTGCAGTTGCCCCATGATGTGGCCTCGGGGCTGTTCTGCAAGTGTGAGCAGAGACGGTGCCTGCGGATTGTGGAAAGG AGCCGAGGGTGTGGAGTATGCCGGGGCTGTCAGACCCGAGAGGACTGTGGCCGTTGTCGAGTCTGCCTTCGCCCTCCCCGCCCTGGTCTCAGGCGCCAGTGGAGGTGTGTCCAGAGGCGCTGCTTACGG CACCTTGCCCACCGTCTCCGTCGCCACCATCAGCGATGTCAACGACGCCCTCCCCTagctgtggctccccctgct GGTAAACGTAGCCGCCGCAGGGGAGGCTGCGACTCCAAGATGGCTGCCCGGCGGCGCCCCCCGCGAACCCAGCCACTGCCTCCAGTTCCCCCATCACAGCCTCCAGAGTCCCCAGAGCTG caGCCTTACACGAACCGTCGGCAGAACCGCAAGTGTGGGGCCTGTGCAGCCTGCCTACGCCGGATGGACTGTGGTCACTGCGACTTCTGCTGTGACAAGCCCAAATTTGGGGGCAGCAACCAGAAGCGCCAGAAGTGTCGTTGGCGCCAATGCCTGCAGTTTGCCATG AAGCGGCTGCTGCCTAGTGTCTGGGCAGGATCTGAGGATGGGGCAGGGCCGCCCCCACCTTACTCTCGTCGAAAGAGACCTGGCTCTGCTCGACGGCCCCGTCTGGGCCAGATACTGAAGGCCTCCTTGACCACACCCACAGCCCGATCAGGCCGTGCCCAGACTCCAGTGAAACAGGAAACAGGCAGTGGCTTTGTGCTACCCCCACCTGGCACCGACCTTGTGTTCTTACGGGAAGGTGCAAGCAGTCCTGTGCAGGTGCCTGGCCCTGCTGCAGCTTCCACAGAAGCCCTGTTGCAG GAGGCCCAGTGCCCTGGCCTGAGTTGGGTTGTGGCCTTACCCCAGGTGAAGCAAGAGAAGGCGGATGCCCAGGAAGACTGGACACCGGGCACAGCCATCCTGACTTCTCCTGTATTGCTGTCTGGCTGCCCCAGCAAG GCAGTagacccagccctgccacctgtgAAGCAAGAGCCACTGGACCCTGAGGAGGACAAGGAAGAAGAGAGCAAGGATGACTCCGCCTCCGACTCGGCcccagaggaggaggcaggaggggctggcACACCCGTG ATCACGGAGATTTTCAGCCTGGGTGGAACCCGCCTCCGGGACACAGCAGTCTGGTTGCCAAG gcTACGTAAACTCTTAGCAGTAAATGAAAATGAGTATTTTACCGAACTGCAATTGAAAGAAGAAGCCTTAtag
- the MBD1 gene encoding methyl-CpG-binding domain protein 1 isoform X40, with product MAEDWLDCPALGPGWKRREVFRKSGATCGRSDTYYQSPTGDRIRSKVELTRYLGPACDLTLFDFKQGILCYPAPKPQPIAVPSRKRKKPSRPAKTRKRQVGPQKGEVRREAPGDETKADANTAPTSLPAPGCCENCGISFSGDGTRRQRLKTLCKDCRAQRIAFNREQRMFKRVGCGECAACRVTEDCGACSTCLLQLPHDVASGLFCKCEQRRCLRIVERSRGCGVCRGCQTREDCGRCRVCLRPPRPGLRRQWRCVQRRCLRGKRSRRRGGCDSKMAARRRPPRTQPLPPVPPSQPPESPELHPRALAPSPPAEFIYYCVDEDELPYTNRRQNRKCGACAACLRRMDCGHCDFCCDKPKFGGSNQKRQKCRWRQCLQFAMKRLLPSVWAGSEDGAGPPPPYSRRKRPGSARRPRLGQILKASLTTPTARSGRAQTPVKQETGSGFVLPPPGTDLVFLREGASSPVQVPGPAAASTEALLQVKQEKADAQEDWTPGTAILTSPVLLSGCPSKAVDPALPPVKQEPLDPEEDKEEESKDDSASDSAPEEEAGGAGTPVITEIFSLGGTRLRDTAVWLPRSKDLKKPGARKQ from the exons ATGGCTGAGGACTGGCTGGACTGCCCAGCCTTGGGCCCTGGCTGGAAGCGCCGTGAGGTCTTTCGAAAGTCAGGTGCCACCTGTGGACGCTCAGACACCTATTACCAGAG CCCCACAGGAGACAGGATCCGAAGCAAAGTTGAGCTGACCCGATACCTGGGCCCTGCGTGCGACCTCACCCTCTTCGACTTCAAACAAGGCATTCTGTGCTATCCAGCCCCTAAG CCCCAGCCCATAGCTGTCCCTAGCAGGAAGCGGAAGAAGCCTTCACGGCCAGCCAAGACTCGGAAACGTCAGGTTGGACCCCAGAAGGGTGAGGTCAGAAGGGAGGCCCCAGGAGATGAGACCAAGGCTGATGCCAACACAGCCCCAACTTCACTCCCTGCACCTGG GTGCTGTGAGAACTGTGGAATCAGCTTCTCAGGAGATGGTACCCGAAGACAGCGGCTCAAGACATTATGCAAGGACTGCCGAG cGCAGAGAATTGCTTTCAACCGGGAGCAAAGGATGTTTAAG CGTGTGGGCTGCGGGGAGTGCGCGGCCTGCCGGGTAACCGAGGACTGCGGGGCCTGCTCCACCTGCCTTCTGCAGTTGCCCCATGATGTGGCCTCGGGGCTGTTCTGCAAGTGTGAGCAGAGACGGTGCCTGCGGATTGTGGAAAGG AGCCGAGGGTGTGGAGTATGCCGGGGCTGTCAGACCCGAGAGGACTGTGGCCGTTGTCGAGTCTGCCTTCGCCCTCCCCGCCCTGGTCTCAGGCGCCAGTGGAGGTGTGTCCAGAGGCGCTGCTTACGG GGTAAACGTAGCCGCCGCAGGGGAGGCTGCGACTCCAAGATGGCTGCCCGGCGGCGCCCCCCGCGAACCCAGCCACTGCCTCCAGTTCCCCCATCACAGCCTCCAGAGTCCCCAGAGCTG CACCCCAGAGCCCTGGCCCCCTCGCCACCTGCCGAGTTCATCTATTACTGTGTAGACGAGGACGAGCTA CCTTACACGAACCGTCGGCAGAACCGCAAGTGTGGGGCCTGTGCAGCCTGCCTACGCCGGATGGACTGTGGTCACTGCGACTTCTGCTGTGACAAGCCCAAATTTGGGGGCAGCAACCAGAAGCGCCAGAAGTGTCGTTGGCGCCAATGCCTGCAGTTTGCCATG AAGCGGCTGCTGCCTAGTGTCTGGGCAGGATCTGAGGATGGGGCAGGGCCGCCCCCACCTTACTCTCGTCGAAAGAGACCTGGCTCTGCTCGACGGCCCCGTCTGGGCCAGATACTGAAGGCCTCCTTGACCACACCCACAGCCCGATCAGGCCGTGCCCAGACTCCAGTGAAACAGGAAACAGGCAGTGGCTTTGTGCTACCCCCACCTGGCACCGACCTTGTGTTCTTACGGGAAGGTGCAAGCAGTCCTGTGCAGGTGCCTGGCCCTGCTGCAGCTTCCACAGAAGCCCTGTTGCAG GTGAAGCAAGAGAAGGCGGATGCCCAGGAAGACTGGACACCGGGCACAGCCATCCTGACTTCTCCTGTATTGCTGTCTGGCTGCCCCAGCAAG GCAGTagacccagccctgccacctgtgAAGCAAGAGCCACTGGACCCTGAGGAGGACAAGGAAGAAGAGAGCAAGGATGACTCCGCCTCCGACTCGGCcccagaggaggaggcaggaggggctggcACACCCGTG ATCACGGAGATTTTCAGCCTGGGTGGAACCCGCCTCCGGGACACAGCAGTCTGGTTGCCAAG GTCCAAGGACCTTAAAAAACCTGGAGCTAGAAAGCAGTAG
- the MBD1 gene encoding methyl-CpG-binding domain protein 1 isoform X50, with amino-acid sequence MAEDWLDCPALGPGWKRREVFRKSGATCGRSDTYYQSPTGDRIRSKVELTRYLGPACDLTLFDFKQGILCYPAPKPQPIAVPSRKRKKPSRPAKTRKRQVGPQKGEVRREAPGDETKADANTAPTSLPAPGCCENCGISFSGDGTRRQRLKTLCKDCRAQRIAFNREQRMFKRVGCGECAACRVTEDCGACSTCLLQLPHDVASGLFCKCEQRRCLRIVERSRGCGVCRGCQTREDCGRCRVCLRPPRPGLRRQWRCVQRRCLRGKRSRRRGGCDSKMAARRRPPRTQPLPPVPPSQPPESPELQPYTNRRQNRKCGACAACLRRMDCGHCDFCCDKPKFGGSNQKRQKCRWRQCLQFAMKRLLPSVWAGSEDGAGPPPPYSRRKRPGSARRPRLGQILKASLTTPTARSGRAQTPVKQETGSGFVLPPPGTDLVFLREGASSPVQVPGPAAASTEALLQAVDPALPPVKQEPLDPEEDKEEESKDDSASDSAPEEEAGGAGTPVITEIFSLGGTRLRDTAVWLPRSKDLKKPGARKQ; translated from the exons ATGGCTGAGGACTGGCTGGACTGCCCAGCCTTGGGCCCTGGCTGGAAGCGCCGTGAGGTCTTTCGAAAGTCAGGTGCCACCTGTGGACGCTCAGACACCTATTACCAGAG CCCCACAGGAGACAGGATCCGAAGCAAAGTTGAGCTGACCCGATACCTGGGCCCTGCGTGCGACCTCACCCTCTTCGACTTCAAACAAGGCATTCTGTGCTATCCAGCCCCTAAG CCCCAGCCCATAGCTGTCCCTAGCAGGAAGCGGAAGAAGCCTTCACGGCCAGCCAAGACTCGGAAACGTCAGGTTGGACCCCAGAAGGGTGAGGTCAGAAGGGAGGCCCCAGGAGATGAGACCAAGGCTGATGCCAACACAGCCCCAACTTCACTCCCTGCACCTGG GTGCTGTGAGAACTGTGGAATCAGCTTCTCAGGAGATGGTACCCGAAGACAGCGGCTCAAGACATTATGCAAGGACTGCCGAG cGCAGAGAATTGCTTTCAACCGGGAGCAAAGGATGTTTAAG CGTGTGGGCTGCGGGGAGTGCGCGGCCTGCCGGGTAACCGAGGACTGCGGGGCCTGCTCCACCTGCCTTCTGCAGTTGCCCCATGATGTGGCCTCGGGGCTGTTCTGCAAGTGTGAGCAGAGACGGTGCCTGCGGATTGTGGAAAGG AGCCGAGGGTGTGGAGTATGCCGGGGCTGTCAGACCCGAGAGGACTGTGGCCGTTGTCGAGTCTGCCTTCGCCCTCCCCGCCCTGGTCTCAGGCGCCAGTGGAGGTGTGTCCAGAGGCGCTGCTTACGG GGTAAACGTAGCCGCCGCAGGGGAGGCTGCGACTCCAAGATGGCTGCCCGGCGGCGCCCCCCGCGAACCCAGCCACTGCCTCCAGTTCCCCCATCACAGCCTCCAGAGTCCCCAGAGCTG caGCCTTACACGAACCGTCGGCAGAACCGCAAGTGTGGGGCCTGTGCAGCCTGCCTACGCCGGATGGACTGTGGTCACTGCGACTTCTGCTGTGACAAGCCCAAATTTGGGGGCAGCAACCAGAAGCGCCAGAAGTGTCGTTGGCGCCAATGCCTGCAGTTTGCCATG AAGCGGCTGCTGCCTAGTGTCTGGGCAGGATCTGAGGATGGGGCAGGGCCGCCCCCACCTTACTCTCGTCGAAAGAGACCTGGCTCTGCTCGACGGCCCCGTCTGGGCCAGATACTGAAGGCCTCCTTGACCACACCCACAGCCCGATCAGGCCGTGCCCAGACTCCAGTGAAACAGGAAACAGGCAGTGGCTTTGTGCTACCCCCACCTGGCACCGACCTTGTGTTCTTACGGGAAGGTGCAAGCAGTCCTGTGCAGGTGCCTGGCCCTGCTGCAGCTTCCACAGAAGCCCTGTTGCAG GCAGTagacccagccctgccacctgtgAAGCAAGAGCCACTGGACCCTGAGGAGGACAAGGAAGAAGAGAGCAAGGATGACTCCGCCTCCGACTCGGCcccagaggaggaggcaggaggggctggcACACCCGTG ATCACGGAGATTTTCAGCCTGGGTGGAACCCGCCTCCGGGACACAGCAGTCTGGTTGCCAAG GTCCAAGGACCTTAAAAAACCTGGAGCTAGAAAGCAGTAG
- the MBD1 gene encoding methyl-CpG-binding domain protein 1 isoform X24: MAEDWLDCPALGPGWKRREVFRKSGATCGRSDTYYQSPTGDRIRSKVELTRYLGPACDLTLFDFKQGILCYPAPKPQPIAVPSRKRKKPSRPAKTRKRQVGPQKGEVRREAPGDETKADANTAPTSLPAPGCCENCGISFSGDGTRRQRLKTLCKDCRAQRIAFNREQRMFKRVGCGECAACRVTEDCGACSTCLLQLPHDVASGLFCKCEQRRCLRIVERSRGCGVCRGCQTREDCGRCRVCLRPPRPGLRRQWRCVQRRCLRGKRSRRRGGCDSKMAARRRPPRTQPLPPVPPSQPPESPELPYTNRRQNRKCGACAACLRRMDCGHCDFCCDKPKFGGSNQKRQKCRWRQCLQFAMKRLLPSVWAGSEDGAGPPPPYSRRKRPGSARRPRLGQILKASLTTPTARSGRAQTPVKQETGSGFVLPPPGTDLVFLREGASSPVQVPGPAAASTEALLQVKQEKADAQEDWTPGTAILTSPVLLSGCPSKAVDPALPPVKQEPLDPEEDKEEESKDDSASDSAPEEEAGGAGTPVITEIFSLGGTRLRDTAVWLPSLQGRQSGREDGCKVWETEDTLARTSKSWNRRGWPRTHVSVSPPPTSMMWVSCRRSWCPSSQS, translated from the exons ATGGCTGAGGACTGGCTGGACTGCCCAGCCTTGGGCCCTGGCTGGAAGCGCCGTGAGGTCTTTCGAAAGTCAGGTGCCACCTGTGGACGCTCAGACACCTATTACCAGAG CCCCACAGGAGACAGGATCCGAAGCAAAGTTGAGCTGACCCGATACCTGGGCCCTGCGTGCGACCTCACCCTCTTCGACTTCAAACAAGGCATTCTGTGCTATCCAGCCCCTAAG CCCCAGCCCATAGCTGTCCCTAGCAGGAAGCGGAAGAAGCCTTCACGGCCAGCCAAGACTCGGAAACGTCAGGTTGGACCCCAGAAGGGTGAGGTCAGAAGGGAGGCCCCAGGAGATGAGACCAAGGCTGATGCCAACACAGCCCCAACTTCACTCCCTGCACCTGG GTGCTGTGAGAACTGTGGAATCAGCTTCTCAGGAGATGGTACCCGAAGACAGCGGCTCAAGACATTATGCAAGGACTGCCGAG cGCAGAGAATTGCTTTCAACCGGGAGCAAAGGATGTTTAAG CGTGTGGGCTGCGGGGAGTGCGCGGCCTGCCGGGTAACCGAGGACTGCGGGGCCTGCTCCACCTGCCTTCTGCAGTTGCCCCATGATGTGGCCTCGGGGCTGTTCTGCAAGTGTGAGCAGAGACGGTGCCTGCGGATTGTGGAAAGG AGCCGAGGGTGTGGAGTATGCCGGGGCTGTCAGACCCGAGAGGACTGTGGCCGTTGTCGAGTCTGCCTTCGCCCTCCCCGCCCTGGTCTCAGGCGCCAGTGGAGGTGTGTCCAGAGGCGCTGCTTACGG GGTAAACGTAGCCGCCGCAGGGGAGGCTGCGACTCCAAGATGGCTGCCCGGCGGCGCCCCCCGCGAACCCAGCCACTGCCTCCAGTTCCCCCATCACAGCCTCCAGAGTCCCCAGAGCTG CCTTACACGAACCGTCGGCAGAACCGCAAGTGTGGGGCCTGTGCAGCCTGCCTACGCCGGATGGACTGTGGTCACTGCGACTTCTGCTGTGACAAGCCCAAATTTGGGGGCAGCAACCAGAAGCGCCAGAAGTGTCGTTGGCGCCAATGCCTGCAGTTTGCCATG AAGCGGCTGCTGCCTAGTGTCTGGGCAGGATCTGAGGATGGGGCAGGGCCGCCCCCACCTTACTCTCGTCGAAAGAGACCTGGCTCTGCTCGACGGCCCCGTCTGGGCCAGATACTGAAGGCCTCCTTGACCACACCCACAGCCCGATCAGGCCGTGCCCAGACTCCAGTGAAACAGGAAACAGGCAGTGGCTTTGTGCTACCCCCACCTGGCACCGACCTTGTGTTCTTACGGGAAGGTGCAAGCAGTCCTGTGCAGGTGCCTGGCCCTGCTGCAGCTTCCACAGAAGCCCTGTTGCAG GTGAAGCAAGAGAAGGCGGATGCCCAGGAAGACTGGACACCGGGCACAGCCATCCTGACTTCTCCTGTATTGCTGTCTGGCTGCCCCAGCAAG GCAGTagacccagccctgccacctgtgAAGCAAGAGCCACTGGACCCTGAGGAGGACAAGGAAGAAGAGAGCAAGGATGACTCCGCCTCCGACTCGGCcccagaggaggaggcaggaggggctggcACACCCGTG ATCACGGAGATTTTCAGCCTGGGTGGAACCCGCCTCCGGGACACAGCAGTCTGGTTGCCAAG TCTGCAGGGCAGGCAATCGGGAAGGGAAGATGGATGTAAAGTGTGGGAGACGGAGGACACTTTGGCGCGCACGAGCAAGAGCTGGAACCGGCGAGGATGGCCTAGAACCCATGTCAGTGTCTCACCACCTCCAACTTCGATGATGTGGGTGTCCTGCAGAAGAAGCTGGTGCCCTTCATCACAGAGTTAA